From a region of the Actinopolymorpha singaporensis genome:
- a CDS encoding extracellular solute-binding protein has product MDRRIFLSGLAGAGLAFLGGCGKAGSSSASCVSELKFPASTVKHQPEEVVSKVKNTPIAWTAYPKPYVTMPEPPGKGGTVSTFQILFSSPPPGLGKNPWWQELNKRLNVKLQPTLAPSPDYATKLLTLAASGNFPDITYINFNQNGQYNGAGFQKFIAQGAFHDLTQYLSGDGLKDFPNLQRIPPLTWQGSSFQGKLYGVPYPIQAVNGQLGMYRKDWAEKLGVDNPKNADEVLEMFVAFATQDPNGDGKRNTYGLDGLRQSMWMGMFRAPNNWRLGKEGTLQKDFETEEYRAALEFTNKLWKKGAIHPDALTLTLNQNQDLFHGGRTGFFTQGGWGFFGNQPNTDYTQTRQNNPKANPQPWLPPGHDGGKPAMAIGTASYGFGGIPSSVKDEKKIVELIHIMEYWAAPFGSEEFTFMYKGIEGKMFNYVKGAPVAVSNGNQNWANGINYLCGPGEINYFYANQPGEAERMQHWQEESLDGATADPTQGLYSPAWVQNAASLVKMEQDAFNRIATGAQPMSHLDEVIKTWKRQGGDQARKEFQDALQKCK; this is encoded by the coding sequence GTGGACAGAAGGATCTTCCTTTCGGGACTCGCGGGAGCGGGCCTGGCGTTCCTGGGCGGGTGCGGAAAGGCGGGCTCGTCGAGTGCCAGTTGTGTCTCCGAGCTGAAATTTCCGGCGAGCACGGTGAAGCACCAACCGGAGGAGGTCGTGTCGAAGGTCAAGAACACGCCGATCGCGTGGACGGCCTACCCGAAGCCGTACGTCACGATGCCGGAGCCCCCCGGCAAGGGCGGCACGGTGTCCACGTTCCAGATCCTCTTCAGCTCGCCGCCGCCGGGGCTGGGCAAGAACCCGTGGTGGCAGGAGCTGAACAAGCGACTCAACGTCAAGTTGCAACCAACTCTCGCGCCGTCGCCGGACTACGCCACGAAGCTGCTGACCCTGGCTGCGAGCGGCAACTTCCCGGACATCACCTACATCAACTTCAACCAGAACGGCCAGTACAACGGTGCCGGCTTCCAGAAGTTCATCGCCCAGGGCGCGTTCCACGACCTGACGCAGTACCTCAGCGGTGACGGGCTCAAGGACTTCCCCAACCTGCAGCGGATCCCGCCGCTGACGTGGCAGGGCAGTTCGTTCCAGGGAAAGCTCTACGGTGTCCCGTATCCGATCCAGGCCGTCAACGGGCAGCTCGGCATGTACCGCAAGGACTGGGCCGAGAAGCTCGGCGTGGACAACCCTAAGAATGCCGACGAAGTGCTGGAAATGTTCGTCGCCTTCGCCACCCAGGACCCCAACGGTGACGGGAAGAGGAACACCTACGGCCTGGACGGGTTGCGCCAGAGCATGTGGATGGGCATGTTCCGCGCTCCGAACAACTGGCGCCTCGGCAAGGAGGGCACCCTGCAGAAGGACTTCGAGACCGAGGAGTACAGGGCGGCGCTGGAATTCACCAACAAGCTCTGGAAGAAGGGCGCGATCCACCCCGACGCGCTGACCCTGACGCTGAACCAGAACCAGGACCTCTTCCATGGTGGACGGACGGGGTTCTTCACGCAGGGTGGGTGGGGCTTCTTCGGCAACCAGCCGAACACCGACTACACCCAGACGAGGCAGAACAACCCGAAGGCGAATCCCCAACCATGGCTGCCGCCAGGTCACGACGGCGGGAAACCCGCGATGGCGATCGGAACGGCGAGCTACGGCTTCGGCGGTATCCCGTCGTCCGTCAAGGACGAGAAGAAGATCGTCGAACTGATCCACATCATGGAGTACTGGGCGGCTCCTTTCGGCAGCGAGGAGTTCACCTTCATGTACAAGGGCATCGAGGGCAAGATGTTCAACTACGTGAAGGGTGCGCCGGTCGCGGTGTCCAACGGCAACCAGAACTGGGCGAACGGCATCAACTACCTGTGCGGCCCGGGTGAGATCAACTACTTCTACGCCAACCAGCCCGGCGAGGCCGAGCGGATGCAGCACTGGCAGGAGGAGTCACTCGACGGCGCGACGGCGGACCCGACCCAGGGCCTCTACTCGCCGGCATGGGTGCAAAACGCGGCGAGCCTGGTGAAGATGGAGCAGGACGCGTTCAACCGGATCGCGACGGGCGCCCAGCCGATGTCCCACCTCGACGAGGTCATCAAGACCTGGAAGCGCCAGGGCGGCGACCAGGCTCGCAAGGAGTTCCAGGACGCCCTCCAGAAATGCAAGTGA
- a CDS encoding phytanoyl-CoA dioxygenase family protein codes for MTAAKNEESYVLNYRLRSHDFGDPHRTIRVHASQESIGRLVEDGYLLREGMIERDQLEALRTALDEVVEAESGARSPKADSEGSRRFGGVFVRHLMDKHPAFLDLLRFEPILSVVRAVLGPQVQMRGVSARVVYPDQPDQETEWHFHQRLIPDPLPPFFSRPHTVEALVYLDEADDSNGPLCVVPGSHQRIGQDLPLDDYADKPDQVVLRVPAGGCVFAHGALWHRAMPNRPDGTVRRLLILGYGPTWMKSSIYGERPAHPLTDSLLPDADQETRELLGVDGWM; via the coding sequence ATGACCGCCGCCAAAAACGAAGAGTCGTACGTACTGAACTACCGCCTCCGCAGTCACGATTTCGGTGACCCACACCGAACGATACGAGTGCACGCGTCACAGGAAAGCATCGGCCGGCTCGTCGAGGATGGGTATCTGTTGCGGGAAGGCATGATAGAACGAGACCAACTCGAAGCCCTGCGGACCGCGCTCGACGAGGTGGTGGAAGCCGAGTCCGGCGCCCGGTCACCGAAGGCCGACAGTGAAGGCTCCCGACGATTTGGTGGCGTCTTCGTCCGGCATCTCATGGACAAGCACCCAGCCTTCCTCGACCTTCTGCGGTTCGAGCCAATCCTGTCGGTCGTTCGTGCGGTCCTCGGACCGCAGGTGCAGATGCGCGGGGTGTCCGCACGGGTCGTCTATCCGGACCAGCCGGACCAGGAGACCGAATGGCACTTCCACCAGCGGCTCATCCCAGACCCGCTGCCGCCGTTCTTCAGCCGCCCGCACACCGTCGAGGCTCTGGTCTACCTCGACGAGGCGGATGACTCGAACGGTCCGCTGTGCGTCGTGCCGGGCTCTCACCAGCGGATCGGGCAGGACCTTCCCCTGGACGACTACGCAGACAAACCCGACCAGGTGGTGCTGCGAGTGCCGGCCGGAGGATGCGTCTTCGCTCATGGAGCTCTCTGGCACCGCGCCATGCCCAACCGTCCGGACGGGACCGTCCGGCGTCTGCTCATCCTGGGTTACGGGCCCACGTGGATGAAATCCTCCATCTACGGAGAACGACCCGCCCATCCCCTGACCGACAGCCTGCTGCCCGACGCCGACCAGGAGACACGCGAACTCCTCGGCGTCGACGGGTGGATGTGA
- a CDS encoding ABC transporter substrate-binding protein, which translates to MSMSALPSETPRPSRRFVLQAAGAGLLVTASAAACDLSTSPRSRHEQHGGGSGDTREAPALAEQVKAGKLPPLSRRLPDKPLVVTPVEKVGTYGGTWRTGFLGPANSYWIYYTAGYEGLVRWDSKWNQVVPNVAESVEASPDGKEFTFTLRKGVRWSDGKPFTAADIMFSWEDCMLNKDLFPIPVSFMVSADGKPAQLTKVDDHTFRVSFDTPNGLFLQRMASQSYGTVFGDTASYPRHYLGKSHPKYNPSAKQDARKQHFSKWTELFLSKADYTTNLDLPTLNAWHLTSPVGRGNQASVGRNPYYWKVDTDGKQLPYIDRIVYDTAGDPNTMLLKVMNGEYQFHYPVVNTLQNKPVIARYRDRGRYKIFPMTFTRMNWMVIALNLTHRDAATRRTFQNRDFRIALSHAINRTQLIEAVFQRTGKPWQAAPRQEQAEFYDEEMATQYTEYDLDKANKLLDAAGYERDKNGARLGADGKPIFITFDVNNGDTQAVDALGFVRDDWKNLGIHIEINSIDRSLFYTRKEANKHDASVWGGDGGLKDAMLDPRWYFPANAESNYAVPWATWFTSRGQSGEKPPAAPLRQMQLYWKLLEEPGADRRTDIFREILKIAKQQFYVIGTVLPLSVYGVKTDNFKNAPDPMILAYLHPDPGPDRPEQFFLNS; encoded by the coding sequence ATGAGCATGAGTGCTCTCCCATCCGAGACTCCCCGTCCCTCCAGGAGGTTCGTCCTCCAAGCTGCCGGGGCGGGCCTTCTGGTCACCGCATCCGCTGCCGCCTGCGACCTGTCCACCAGTCCCAGGTCCCGCCACGAACAGCACGGCGGCGGATCCGGCGACACGCGCGAAGCTCCCGCCCTGGCCGAGCAGGTCAAGGCAGGCAAACTTCCGCCCTTGAGCAGGCGGCTTCCTGACAAGCCGCTGGTCGTAACCCCTGTCGAGAAGGTCGGCACGTACGGCGGGACCTGGCGCACCGGCTTCCTGGGCCCGGCCAACAGCTACTGGATCTACTACACGGCCGGATACGAGGGCCTCGTGCGGTGGGACAGCAAGTGGAACCAGGTCGTCCCAAACGTCGCGGAGTCGGTCGAGGCGTCCCCCGACGGCAAGGAGTTCACCTTCACGCTACGAAAGGGCGTCAGGTGGTCCGACGGGAAGCCGTTCACGGCGGCGGACATCATGTTCTCCTGGGAAGACTGCATGCTCAACAAGGACCTCTTCCCCATCCCGGTCAGCTTCATGGTCAGCGCCGACGGAAAGCCGGCCCAGCTCACGAAGGTGGACGACCACACCTTTCGCGTCAGCTTCGACACGCCGAACGGCCTCTTCCTTCAGCGCATGGCATCACAGTCCTACGGCACGGTGTTCGGAGACACCGCGAGCTATCCGCGCCATTACCTGGGGAAGTCCCACCCGAAATACAACCCGAGCGCCAAGCAAGACGCCAGGAAGCAGCACTTCTCCAAGTGGACGGAGTTGTTCCTGTCAAAGGCCGACTACACGACGAACCTTGACCTGCCAACCCTCAACGCCTGGCACCTGACCTCACCAGTGGGCAGGGGAAACCAGGCCTCGGTCGGGCGCAACCCGTACTACTGGAAGGTCGACACCGACGGGAAGCAACTGCCCTACATCGACAGGATCGTCTACGACACCGCAGGCGACCCGAACACAATGCTCCTGAAGGTCATGAACGGCGAGTATCAGTTTCACTACCCGGTCGTCAACACCCTGCAGAACAAGCCCGTCATCGCGCGCTACCGTGACCGGGGTCGGTACAAGATCTTCCCGATGACCTTCACCCGGATGAACTGGATGGTGATCGCCCTCAACCTCACCCACAGGGACGCGGCGACGCGGCGCACCTTCCAGAACAGAGACTTTCGTATCGCGCTCTCCCATGCCATCAACCGCACCCAGCTCATCGAGGCCGTCTTCCAGCGAACAGGCAAGCCCTGGCAGGCAGCACCGCGTCAGGAGCAAGCCGAGTTCTACGACGAGGAGATGGCCACCCAATACACCGAGTACGACCTCGACAAGGCAAACAAGCTGCTTGACGCCGCCGGTTACGAGCGCGACAAGAACGGCGCCCGCCTGGGCGCCGACGGCAAACCGATCTTCATCACCTTCGACGTCAACAACGGCGACACCCAGGCGGTGGACGCGCTCGGATTCGTGCGTGACGACTGGAAGAACCTAGGTATCCACATCGAAATCAACAGCATCGACCGTTCCTTGTTCTACACCCGCAAGGAAGCCAACAAACACGACGCGAGCGTGTGGGGCGGCGACGGCGGCCTCAAGGACGCCATGCTGGACCCGCGATGGTACTTTCCAGCGAACGCGGAGTCGAACTACGCCGTTCCGTGGGCGACATGGTTCACCAGCCGTGGACAGTCCGGCGAGAAGCCACCGGCCGCACCACTCCGGCAGATGCAGCTGTACTGGAAGCTACTCGAAGAGCCCGGCGCCGACCGTCGCACAGACATCTTCCGAGAAATCCTCAAGATCGCCAAGCAGCAGTTCTACGTGATCGGAACAGTACTTCCCCTGAGCGTGTACGGCGTCAAGACCGACAACTTCAAGAACGCGCCGGACCCGATGATCCTCGCGTACCTTCACCCGGACCCCGGCCCCGACAGGCCGGAGCAGTTCTTCCTCAATTCCTGA
- a CDS encoding sugar-binding protein, translating into MNARANTPKWSRRRFLQRGGGLVLASSALGSGLVPESIHRLPHAWAATPVTLDLTDVQPGNVFAGDEPMRLREVLRDPSGRPSTYEVELVGRDADGIIVSRHTQTLRVASAEPVKYVAPVGADAYGAYTADATLRASDGTTVATTTTALARVPQSPDRLQPDSPWGIGGGGSFIGIRFDETTIATRLQLVAEAGIAFSREEIFWDTIEPSEGEWHWERFDPAVIAARNKKVLFLALLDYWASWSLPDGYQGQSHPTPWAEAIDNFANYCFQVVSRYKPGGTLARVLGWDDDYGIRHWEVWNEPPTFWFGTAEEFGRLVRAASAAIRRADPDAFVVVSNGGESFDQQVVDVAGIGSYDAMAIHLYPGPAGPEEGKFVEQIHQARTFLDRNDGRQVRLWVTETGWNVHGGVSPWEQAAYIVRANVEAVAAGVERVLDFTLQYGGEGWGILDDALHPRVAYAAYAALTDRLRDHRPSVGVPMGSAVRAYVFGAEQGATAVVWSTAENGSLNLHAGAHQIQPHDVMGNRLDTGRGPVEVPLTGRPVFLVAPGLSPERLARIVKAGSVHGLTPLDIGIDNLADLPVNLPDLTVTITNRVNVDQHGTATLTLPDGWSVAEPELPYGPLAPGASTVLRYRLQQAPTNPDNTYPVRISATTPAAPGVVTAQTTLFVTAVVRGTPPIDGTLDGFRTAAPVHVQRPDQVVGIPNWTPAGCSATAWAMWDEDNFYFAVSVTDDVFHQPYTGGDIWNGDSVQLMFDPDNVKQGMPPGAQEYGLALTSQGEQVHRFSGGSSDVPGARLVCRRGENSGIVYTFALPMTELGIEPGVGTRIGMDFLVNDNDGSGRSGWIYWTPGIGNAWDSSLFSTWTFVGERL; encoded by the coding sequence ATGAACGCGAGGGCGAACACCCCGAAATGGTCGCGGCGGCGGTTCCTCCAGCGCGGCGGTGGCCTGGTCCTGGCCTCCTCGGCGCTGGGATCCGGACTGGTGCCGGAAAGCATCCACCGCCTGCCACACGCCTGGGCTGCGACACCGGTCACCCTCGACCTCACCGACGTACAGCCCGGGAACGTCTTCGCGGGCGACGAACCGATGCGCCTTCGTGAAGTGCTGCGCGACCCCTCCGGCCGGCCCAGCACCTACGAGGTCGAGTTGGTCGGCAGGGACGCCGACGGGATCATCGTGTCCCGCCACACCCAAACGCTCCGCGTCGCCTCGGCCGAGCCGGTGAAGTACGTCGCACCCGTCGGAGCCGACGCATACGGCGCCTACACCGCCGACGCCACGCTCCGCGCCAGCGACGGAACGACGGTCGCGACCACCACCACCGCGCTGGCTCGGGTGCCCCAATCGCCGGACCGGCTCCAGCCGGACTCGCCATGGGGCATCGGCGGTGGCGGCTCGTTCATCGGGATCCGCTTCGACGAGACCACCATCGCCACCCGCCTCCAACTGGTCGCCGAGGCGGGCATCGCGTTCAGCCGGGAGGAGATCTTCTGGGACACCATCGAACCCAGCGAAGGCGAATGGCACTGGGAGCGGTTCGACCCGGCCGTCATCGCTGCGCGGAACAAGAAGGTTCTCTTCCTCGCCCTGCTGGACTACTGGGCGAGCTGGTCGCTGCCCGACGGCTACCAGGGCCAGTCCCACCCGACGCCCTGGGCGGAGGCCATCGACAACTTCGCGAACTACTGCTTTCAGGTCGTGTCCCGTTACAAACCGGGAGGCACCCTTGCCCGCGTCCTCGGCTGGGACGACGACTACGGCATCCGCCACTGGGAGGTGTGGAACGAGCCGCCCACCTTCTGGTTCGGCACCGCCGAGGAGTTCGGCCGGCTAGTCCGCGCCGCCTCCGCCGCGATCCGCCGCGCCGACCCGGATGCGTTCGTGGTCGTGTCCAACGGCGGGGAAAGCTTCGACCAGCAGGTGGTCGACGTCGCCGGCATCGGCTCCTACGACGCCATGGCCATCCATCTCTACCCGGGCCCGGCCGGACCGGAGGAGGGCAAGTTCGTCGAGCAGATCCACCAGGCACGCACGTTCCTGGACCGCAACGACGGCAGGCAGGTGAGGCTGTGGGTCACTGAGACGGGCTGGAACGTCCACGGCGGTGTCTCGCCGTGGGAGCAGGCCGCGTACATCGTCCGCGCCAACGTCGAGGCGGTCGCCGCGGGAGTCGAACGGGTCCTGGACTTCACCCTGCAATACGGCGGTGAGGGCTGGGGAATCCTCGACGACGCCCTCCATCCCCGGGTCGCCTACGCCGCCTACGCGGCCCTGACCGACCGGTTGCGCGACCACCGCCCCTCCGTGGGCGTGCCCATGGGGTCAGCCGTCCGGGCCTACGTGTTCGGCGCGGAGCAGGGCGCCACGGCGGTGGTGTGGAGCACCGCGGAGAACGGCAGCCTGAACCTGCATGCCGGTGCGCACCAGATCCAGCCCCACGACGTCATGGGCAACCGCCTCGACACCGGACGAGGCCCCGTGGAGGTGCCGCTCACCGGGCGGCCGGTCTTCCTGGTAGCACCCGGCCTCTCCCCCGAGCGGCTCGCCCGGATCGTCAAGGCCGGCTCCGTCCACGGCCTGACCCCGCTGGACATCGGTATCGACAACCTCGCCGACCTGCCCGTGAACCTGCCCGACCTGACCGTGACGATCACCAACCGCGTCAACGTCGACCAACACGGCACCGCCACCCTCACCCTGCCCGACGGCTGGAGCGTCGCAGAACCCGAACTGCCCTACGGGCCACTCGCACCCGGCGCGTCGACCGTCCTGCGCTACCGACTCCAACAGGCCCCGACGAACCCCGACAACACCTACCCCGTCCGGATCAGCGCGACCACTCCCGCCGCGCCCGGCGTGGTCACCGCCCAAACCACCCTGTTCGTCACCGCCGTCGTACGCGGAACACCCCCCATCGACGGGACCCTGGACGGCTTCCGGACAGCCGCACCGGTGCACGTCCAACGCCCCGACCAGGTGGTCGGCATCCCGAACTGGACTCCTGCCGGATGCTCGGCGACCGCCTGGGCGATGTGGGACGAGGACAACTTCTACTTCGCCGTCAGCGTCACCGACGACGTGTTCCACCAGCCGTACACCGGTGGCGACATCTGGAACGGTGACAGCGTGCAGCTGATGTTCGATCCGGACAACGTCAAGCAGGGCATGCCCCCGGGCGCCCAGGAGTACGGACTGGCTCTGACGTCCCAGGGCGAACAGGTGCACCGCTTCAGCGGCGGGTCGAGCGACGTCCCCGGCGCGAGGCTGGTGTGCCGACGCGGCGAGAACAGCGGGATCGTCTACACCTTCGCCCTGCCCATGACCGAGCTGGGCATCGAACCGGGCGTCGGCACCCGGATCGGCATGGACTTCCTCGTCAACGACAACGACGGCTCCGGCCGGTCAGGCTGGATCTACTGGACGCCCGGCATCGGCAACGCGTGGGACTCCTCGCTGTTCTCGACGTGGACGTTCGTCGGCGAGCGGCTCTGA
- a CDS encoding GH39 family glycosyl hydrolase codes for MGAALPALGGVSAQASSSVRTVEVDTRAVTGAFNRALFSCTGYAQLKLDGSALALDSYRQLHPVGTQARIEVMMNQASPAPGEFRPDQMLRFVDNTGDAYVNHVEGLGMEPVLLCAYNTGWLTRTGALNEAPTDPRAWADIVANVVSHFNGEGTDPGYRLRVRHVEVWNEPNLEQFWLGSDEEYFELFRITADLIHARFPGVLVGGPVFSPGIEGYYDYGKAFIDAAGEHMDFFVYHSYGDTPAKVVADLGLWESYIRDHTTKADPKLMVTESESFFDSDALKVQDLMSRQFSLIENGGHLLGWHQFTLLEYREGTYTFGLVRRDGSVFDRNYWPYWIFRDARGETLRVRTQGARSPGEHVVATRDGDGRRFSVVYWRDPALAAGTQPTRFTMELPGDGRDRILVVSMVSGTSGQVVAARRVDGHTGQLTETVRLAPGAAVAHTLVDAGDARAPWLGLSASAPSVTVGSTFTATARLVNTTPAAIGGVLRLVGLPGDWQVRLVSGAKEFADLETGGVASAAWEISATSAVTDVAYHADVQVTGADATHSIPLRINATAS; via the coding sequence GTGGGGGCCGCGCTGCCGGCGTTGGGTGGCGTGAGCGCCCAGGCGTCGAGTTCGGTGCGTACGGTCGAAGTCGACACCAGAGCGGTGACGGGCGCGTTCAACCGGGCCCTGTTCAGCTGCACCGGCTACGCCCAGCTGAAGCTCGACGGGTCGGCCCTGGCGTTGGACAGCTACCGCCAGCTCCACCCGGTAGGAACGCAGGCCCGCATCGAGGTCATGATGAACCAGGCCTCACCGGCGCCGGGAGAGTTCCGCCCCGACCAGATGCTCCGGTTCGTCGACAACACCGGCGACGCCTACGTCAACCACGTCGAGGGTCTGGGCATGGAGCCGGTACTGCTGTGCGCGTACAACACCGGCTGGCTCACCCGGACCGGAGCGTTGAACGAGGCGCCGACCGACCCGAGGGCGTGGGCCGACATCGTGGCGAACGTCGTCTCACACTTCAACGGCGAGGGCACCGACCCCGGCTACCGGTTGCGCGTCCGCCATGTCGAGGTGTGGAACGAACCGAACCTGGAACAGTTCTGGCTCGGCAGCGACGAGGAGTACTTCGAGCTGTTTCGGATCACCGCGGACCTCATCCACGCCCGGTTCCCGGGAGTGCTGGTCGGCGGACCGGTGTTCTCGCCGGGGATCGAGGGCTACTACGACTACGGTAAGGCGTTCATCGACGCGGCTGGCGAGCACATGGACTTCTTCGTCTACCACTCCTACGGCGACACCCCAGCCAAGGTCGTCGCGGACCTGGGGCTGTGGGAGTCCTACATCCGCGATCACACCACCAAGGCGGACCCGAAGCTGATGGTGACAGAGTCGGAGTCGTTCTTCGACTCCGACGCGCTCAAGGTGCAGGACCTGATGAGCCGGCAGTTCTCCCTCATCGAGAACGGCGGCCACCTGCTCGGCTGGCACCAGTTCACGCTGCTGGAGTATCGCGAGGGCACCTACACCTTCGGCCTGGTCCGCCGCGACGGCTCGGTGTTCGATCGCAACTACTGGCCCTACTGGATATTCCGCGATGCCCGAGGCGAGACTCTGCGCGTCCGGACGCAAGGCGCCCGGTCCCCTGGGGAGCACGTGGTGGCGACCCGCGACGGGGACGGCCGTCGCTTCAGCGTCGTGTACTGGCGTGACCCGGCCCTCGCGGCCGGAACCCAGCCGACCCGGTTCACGATGGAGCTTCCGGGCGACGGGCGCGACCGAATCCTTGTCGTGTCGATGGTGAGTGGTACGTCCGGGCAGGTCGTCGCGGCGCGACGCGTCGACGGGCACACCGGGCAGCTGACCGAGACGGTGCGGCTCGCCCCCGGCGCCGCCGTCGCCCACACCCTCGTCGATGCCGGCGATGCGAGGGCGCCGTGGCTGGGGCTGTCCGCGAGCGCGCCGAGCGTCACCGTCGGGTCGACGTTCACCGCCACCGCCCGCCTGGTCAACACCACCCCTGCCGCGATCGGCGGGGTCCTGCGGCTGGTCGGCCTTCCCGGGGACTGGCAGGTGCGGCTCGTCTCTGGCGCGAAGGAGTTCGCGGACCTGGAGACCGGAGGCGTGGCCAGCGCGGCATGGGAGATCTCGGCCACCTCAGCCGTGACGGACGTCGCCTACCACGCGGACGTTCAGGTGACCGGCGCCGACGCCACGCACTCCATCCCCCTCCGGATCAACGCCACCGCGAGCTGA
- a CDS encoding GxGYxYP domain-containing protein translates to MSTFDLDGQDKGVRVALASLQGLVARRRPEIYLLQSWDDVRSNHGYLRWYMDKAWVKEEHRYDDPYRLIAAFRDAAHGLVVVDPEQEHTLNVATNVAGVENLLIVYPDQLPEVDLPVVCDLRGKFADAAGAYAWAYKRCWPRQSRAMLCCFHTSVAHDFQRDYAVQHRLHTFWLPGPDDPDHSPDLEAHVERLLHDAPANIPVLGFWSAVSDDGAPRGVGEYAGVRLAGTYAKYTWVSDWAGNYSFHAAAPVDATVFERQPARRKTFRPYRPDVTYVALIMIESGDAPGYLQYGLRFFQWDDPTRGKVPLSYGITPAARKLLPGILQWLYETATPNDYFFSSISGAGYCYPLEGYGSASPVDQDGRRVTEHEAVAEYFRATDERMSGLDMDMLGLYSHPWTPWTDADDTFVDDTIVPHMPKVTAVLADMGRNDGTTPANANRMAAGGVSVHHTLTRWPNQAWYPPYDTTNDEAAAQWLADQIRTNAAGGRFVQAMFYSCTTGLGDCDGSPTSSNQMATSSSQPTSSTTSGEQRTTRTDRVEAASCTRVEAGGTALHRGQLHGGPRCDSRAPRWCGRGRRRRPATRGLVVRHPRRAPGLWRPL, encoded by the coding sequence GTGAGCACGTTCGACCTCGACGGCCAAGACAAGGGTGTCCGGGTGGCGCTTGCCTCGTTGCAGGGGCTGGTTGCGCGCCGCCGACCGGAGATCTATCTGCTACAGAGCTGGGACGATGTACGCAGCAATCACGGCTACCTGCGGTGGTACATGGACAAGGCCTGGGTCAAGGAAGAACACCGCTACGACGATCCGTACCGGCTGATCGCCGCCTTCCGTGATGCTGCCCATGGGCTCGTGGTCGTCGATCCCGAGCAGGAGCACACGCTCAACGTGGCGACCAACGTCGCCGGTGTGGAGAATCTTCTGATCGTCTACCCGGACCAACTGCCCGAGGTGGACCTGCCGGTGGTATGTGACCTGCGCGGGAAGTTCGCCGATGCGGCCGGCGCCTACGCCTGGGCATACAAGCGTTGCTGGCCGAGGCAGAGCCGGGCGATGCTGTGCTGTTTCCACACGTCCGTCGCGCACGACTTCCAACGGGACTACGCCGTCCAGCACCGTCTGCACACGTTCTGGCTGCCAGGCCCGGACGACCCCGACCACAGCCCGGATCTGGAGGCGCACGTCGAGAGGCTGCTGCACGATGCACCTGCGAACATTCCGGTCCTGGGGTTCTGGAGTGCGGTGAGCGACGACGGCGCTCCGCGGGGAGTGGGGGAGTACGCGGGGGTCAGGCTGGCCGGCACGTACGCGAAGTACACCTGGGTGTCGGACTGGGCTGGCAACTACAGCTTCCACGCGGCCGCGCCGGTCGACGCGACGGTATTCGAGCGCCAGCCCGCTCGCCGCAAGACCTTCCGCCCCTACCGGCCGGACGTGACCTACGTGGCGCTGATCATGATCGAGAGCGGGGACGCGCCCGGCTATCTGCAGTACGGGCTGCGGTTCTTCCAGTGGGACGACCCGACTCGCGGGAAGGTGCCATTGTCGTACGGCATCACACCAGCGGCGCGGAAGCTCCTTCCCGGGATCCTGCAATGGCTGTACGAGACCGCCACACCGAACGACTACTTCTTCTCCTCGATCTCCGGGGCCGGGTACTGCTACCCGCTGGAGGGGTACGGCTCAGCGAGCCCGGTCGACCAAGACGGCCGTCGGGTCACCGAGCACGAAGCGGTCGCGGAGTACTTCCGGGCCACCGACGAACGGATGTCCGGCCTCGACATGGACATGCTCGGGCTGTACTCCCACCCCTGGACGCCATGGACCGATGCCGACGACACGTTCGTTGACGACACGATCGTCCCCCACATGCCGAAGGTGACAGCTGTCCTTGCAGACATGGGACGCAACGACGGCACCACCCCAGCCAATGCAAACCGGATGGCCGCGGGCGGCGTCAGTGTTCACCACACCCTCACGCGCTGGCCGAACCAGGCGTGGTACCCGCCGTACGACACCACCAACGACGAAGCCGCAGCGCAGTGGCTCGCTGACCAGATCCGTACGAACGCAGCCGGGGGAAGGTTCGTCCAAGCGATGTTCTACAGCTGCACTACGGGCCTCGGCGACTGCGACGGGTCGCCGACCTCCTCCAACCAGATGGCTACGTCTTCGTCACAGCCGACGAGTTCGACCACCTCTGGAGAACAGCGAACGACCAGAACGGACCGAGTTGAAGCCGCATCTTGCACAAGGGTGGAAGCTGGTGGGACTGCGCTGCATCGAGGTCAACTGCACGGCGGGCCTCGGTGCGATAGCCGCGCCCCCAGATGGTGCGGTCGGGGACGTCGAAGGCGGCCGGCAACTCGAGGCCTCGTCGTACGGCATCCTCGGCGTGCGCCAGGACTGTGGCGTCCCCTGTGA